One Sphaerisporangium krabiense DNA segment encodes these proteins:
- a CDS encoding AfsR/SARP family transcriptional regulator, producing MASQGDEAGLRFAVLGPVLAWRDGRELELGTPLQRSILAMLLLREGRAVSPTEMIDAIWGDDAPPRALGALRTYVSRLRAVLEPDRSPRMRPELLTSVGRGYALRLPPGAFDLAEFERLVAEAETERRNDDPAAAAATLRRALGLWSGEPLAGAVGPYIESQRGRLVERRVGVVETLMELDLELGRHADVVHELIALIAEHPLRERLRGQLMLAYYRCGRQADALAVFGDIRRALVEELGIDPGRELASLHQRILAADPGLAWTRRAPSPDGDGPGRDARAPSAEAPAAEDAEYEGVQEMPRPAQLPAAVSDFTGRREVVNRLRTLLTSAGGAEGVPVAAVSGIGGVGKTALAVHVAHSLHEVFPDGQLYADLRGYGEEPTAPESVLAAFLRALGLPVDIIPDGLAERGALFRSLLADRRMIVLLDNARDAEQVEHLLPGTAGCAAIVTSRVKLADLPSARLVDLEVMEPEEALSLFAAVAGPERVAVERAAAMDVVAICGFLPLAVRIVAARLAARPGWTVASLVPRLADERRRLDEMRIGHLAVDATFSLGYGHLDAGQARAFRLLSLPNGPDISVQAAAALLDLTMIETEDMLESLVDVSLLEAPAPGRYRYHDLLRLFARRHAEANEGADAGGPATRRLLGFYLASAQAAHRLAYEGSVIWRHLTATGITGRTFSSADEAVLWLTVEAETLFAAIGQAAESARTPETLRLAADLLLAMEPLLESGAFVREFHGRATTVLVSAQAIGDRPGELRCRYVLGRVLFGANRLREADAEFRAALELADAIGDPIVTGETYNALAVVAGRRRRHEEALAWFDSALKAFKESGAIGGEALVASYSSRDHLGLGRTDEAISAAERGLALFSELGSGAGMARARYQLGVVLSRVGRLTEAVVHHAECLDFFRAGGQKVWEQRICCRLAETFINAERYKDAARHAEQALTLSREIGHPYGEALSLTVLGRALAGLGSVRRSGDCLKRALDIFTRLGSPEADDLRALLKLDQVSD from the coding sequence ATGGCTAGTCAGGGAGACGAGGCTGGCCTTCGCTTCGCGGTCCTCGGACCGGTGCTCGCCTGGCGGGACGGCCGGGAGCTGGAGCTGGGCACGCCGCTGCAACGGTCCATCCTCGCCATGCTGCTGCTCCGCGAGGGCCGCGCGGTGTCCCCCACGGAGATGATCGACGCCATCTGGGGGGACGACGCGCCGCCGCGGGCGCTCGGCGCGCTGCGGACGTACGTCTCCCGGCTGCGCGCCGTCCTCGAACCGGACCGCTCCCCTCGCATGCGCCCTGAGCTGCTCACCTCGGTCGGGCGCGGGTACGCGCTGCGGCTCCCGCCCGGCGCGTTCGACCTGGCCGAGTTCGAGCGTCTCGTCGCCGAGGCCGAGACCGAGCGCAGGAACGACGACCCGGCGGCGGCCGCGGCCACCCTGCGCCGGGCGCTCGGCCTGTGGTCGGGCGAGCCGCTGGCCGGCGCCGTCGGGCCGTACATCGAGAGCCAGCGCGGCCGGCTCGTCGAGCGCCGCGTCGGCGTGGTCGAGACCCTCATGGAGCTGGACCTCGAACTGGGCCGGCACGCCGACGTGGTCCACGAGCTGATCGCGCTCATCGCCGAGCACCCCCTCAGGGAGCGCCTGCGCGGGCAGCTCATGCTGGCCTACTACCGCTGCGGACGGCAGGCGGACGCGCTCGCGGTCTTCGGCGACATCCGCCGCGCCCTGGTCGAGGAGCTCGGCATCGACCCCGGCCGCGAACTGGCCTCGCTCCACCAGCGCATCCTCGCCGCCGACCCCGGCCTGGCCTGGACACGGCGCGCGCCCTCCCCCGACGGGGACGGCCCCGGCAGGGACGCGCGCGCCCCCTCGGCCGAGGCGCCGGCCGCCGAGGACGCCGAGTACGAGGGCGTCCAGGAGATGCCGCGCCCCGCGCAGCTCCCCGCCGCCGTGAGCGACTTCACCGGGCGCAGGGAGGTCGTCAACCGGCTGCGCACGCTGCTGACCAGCGCGGGCGGGGCCGAGGGCGTGCCCGTGGCCGCGGTGTCGGGCATCGGCGGCGTCGGCAAGACCGCCTTGGCCGTCCACGTCGCCCACTCGCTGCACGAGGTGTTCCCTGACGGGCAGTTGTACGCGGACCTGCGCGGCTACGGCGAGGAGCCGACGGCCCCGGAGTCGGTGCTGGCCGCGTTCCTGCGCGCGCTCGGGCTGCCGGTCGACATCATCCCCGACGGGCTGGCCGAGCGGGGCGCGCTGTTCCGCTCGCTGCTCGCCGACCGCCGCATGATCGTGCTGCTCGACAACGCCCGCGACGCCGAGCAGGTCGAGCACCTGCTGCCGGGCACGGCGGGCTGCGCGGCGATCGTGACCAGCCGCGTCAAGCTGGCCGACCTGCCGTCCGCCCGCCTGGTCGACCTGGAGGTGATGGAGCCGGAGGAGGCGCTGAGCCTGTTCGCGGCCGTCGCCGGGCCCGAGCGCGTCGCCGTCGAGCGCGCCGCGGCCATGGACGTGGTCGCCATCTGCGGTTTCCTCCCGCTCGCCGTCCGCATCGTCGCGGCCAGGCTCGCGGCGCGGCCCGGGTGGACCGTGGCCTCGCTCGTCCCGCGGCTGGCCGACGAGCGGCGGCGGCTGGACGAGATGCGCATCGGCCACCTGGCCGTGGACGCCACCTTCTCCCTCGGGTACGGCCACCTGGACGCGGGGCAGGCCCGCGCGTTCCGGCTGCTGTCGCTGCCGAACGGCCCGGACATCTCGGTGCAGGCGGCGGCCGCGCTGCTGGACCTCACCATGATCGAGACCGAGGACATGCTGGAGTCCCTGGTCGACGTGAGCTTGCTGGAGGCGCCCGCGCCGGGCCGGTACCGCTACCACGACCTGCTCCGGCTGTTCGCGCGCCGGCACGCCGAGGCGAACGAGGGCGCGGACGCCGGGGGGCCCGCGACGCGGCGGCTGCTCGGGTTCTACCTTGCCTCGGCGCAGGCCGCGCACCGGCTCGCCTACGAGGGCAGCGTGATCTGGCGGCACCTGACCGCCACCGGGATCACGGGCCGCACGTTCTCCAGCGCCGACGAGGCCGTCCTGTGGCTGACCGTCGAGGCCGAGACGCTGTTCGCCGCGATCGGGCAGGCCGCCGAGTCGGCCCGCACCCCCGAGACGCTGCGGCTGGCCGCCGACCTGCTGCTGGCCATGGAGCCGCTGCTGGAGTCGGGCGCCTTCGTCCGCGAGTTCCACGGCCGCGCGACCACGGTGCTCGTCTCGGCGCAGGCGATCGGCGACAGGCCGGGCGAGCTGCGCTGCCGGTACGTCCTCGGCCGCGTGCTGTTCGGGGCCAACCGGCTGCGCGAGGCGGACGCCGAGTTCCGCGCCGCGCTGGAGCTGGCCGACGCCATCGGCGATCCGATCGTCACCGGCGAGACCTACAACGCGCTCGCGGTCGTCGCGGGGCGCCGCCGCCGCCACGAGGAGGCGCTGGCCTGGTTCGACTCGGCGCTGAAGGCGTTCAAGGAGAGCGGGGCGATCGGCGGCGAGGCGCTGGTGGCGAGCTACTCCTCGCGGGACCACCTGGGCCTCGGCCGCACCGACGAGGCGATCAGCGCCGCCGAGCGGGGCCTCGCGTTGTTCTCCGAGCTCGGCAGCGGGGCCGGGATGGCCCGCGCGCGTTACCAGCTCGGCGTCGTCCTGTCCCGGGTGGGACGGCTGACCGAGGCGGTCGTCCACCACGCCGAGTGCCTGGACTTCTTCCGCGCGGGCGGGCAGAAGGTGTGGGAGCAGCGGATCTGCTGCCGTCTGGCCGAGACGTTCATCAACGCCGAGCGGTACAAGGACGCCGCGCGGCACGCCGAGCAGGCGCTGACCCTGAGCAGGGAGATCGGGCACCCGTACGGCGAGGCCCTGTCACTGACCGTGCTGGGCCGTGCCCTCGCCGGGCTCGGCAGCGTCCGCAGGAGCGGCGACTGCCTGAAGCGGGCCCTGGACATCTTCACCCGGCTCGGATCCCCCGAGGCCGACGACCTTCGCGCCCTGCTGAAGCTCGATCAGGTCAGCGATTAG